One genomic region from Candidatus Nitrosopumilus koreensis AR1 encodes:
- a CDS encoding urea ABC transporter substrate-binding protein: MNQRNEFVILALIGFFVFALGLFFFFSFDSESVLTPSQNISQQHDVIKVGILHSLTGTMASSELPVLNATLFAIEEINSKGGLLDKKIVPIIYDGESNGQTFASRATDLLKDDNVSVIFGGWTSASRKSMIPVLDEYDAVLFYPVQYEGLESRPNILYLGAAPNQQVIPGIIWAQENLGTKFFLVGSDYVFPYSANTIIKDYSKTYGFDIVGEEYALLGAKNFVDIVANIKKTNPDVIINTINGDSNEYFFKELRKQGITSDLIPTMSFSLSQSQISNYAVSVEDDYLVWNYFENIPSYENRQFVSNIKKTLGSKYFISDSMEAAYVGIYLYAKAVEKANSFENDDVLDKLKQITFSAPSGITGIDPTNHVYKTMRIGKILSDGQVEIIFSSQNPIPPNPYPDTRTVGEWNDFLNYLYAKWGNSWENQS, translated from the coding sequence TTGAATCAAAGAAATGAATTTGTGATTCTTGCATTAATTGGATTCTTTGTTTTTGCTTTAGGTCTTTTTTTCTTCTTTTCATTTGATTCTGAATCTGTATTAACTCCAAGTCAAAATATTTCTCAACAACACGATGTGATTAAAGTTGGAATATTACATTCGTTAACTGGAACTATGGCCTCAAGTGAATTGCCTGTGCTTAATGCAACATTATTTGCGATTGAAGAAATTAATTCCAAAGGTGGTTTGTTAGATAAAAAAATTGTTCCAATAATTTATGATGGTGAATCAAATGGACAAACATTTGCATCTAGAGCAACCGATTTACTAAAAGATGATAATGTGTCTGTAATTTTTGGTGGATGGACTTCCGCAAGTAGAAAAAGCATGATTCCTGTATTAGATGAATATGATGCGGTTTTATTTTATCCTGTACAATACGAAGGATTAGAATCTCGTCCGAATATTCTTTATCTGGGGGCTGCCCCGAATCAACAGGTAATACCTGGAATAATCTGGGCACAAGAAAATCTTGGAACAAAATTTTTCTTGGTGGGGTCTGATTATGTTTTTCCATATAGTGCAAATACAATAATCAAAGACTATTCTAAAACATACGGTTTTGATATTGTTGGAGAAGAATATGCATTACTTGGAGCAAAAAATTTTGTGGATATAGTTGCAAACATAAAGAAAACAAATCCTGATGTAATTATTAACACTATTAACGGTGATAGCAACGAATATTTTTTTAAAGAATTAAGAAAACAGGGAATAACTTCTGATCTGATTCCTACCATGTCTTTTAGTTTGAGTCAATCACAAATCTCTAATTATGCTGTATCTGTAGAAGATGATTATCTTGTGTGGAATTATTTTGAAAATATACCCAGTTATGAGAACCGTCAATTTGTGTCAAATATTAAAAAAACACTTGGGTCTAAGTATTTCATTTCTGATTCTATGGAGGCAGCTTATGTAGGAATTTACCTTTATGCAAAGGCTGTTGAAAAAGCAAATTCTTTTGAAAATGATGACGTGCTTGATAAGTTAAAACAAATTACCTTTTCTGCCCCTAGTGGAATAACTGGTATTGATCCTACTAATCATGTTTACAAAACTATGCGTATAGGTAAAATCTTGTCTGATGGTCAAGTTGAAATTATTTTCAGCTCTCAAAACCCCATCCCTCCTAATCCTTACCCTGATACAAGAACAGTCGGTGAATGGAATGATTTCTTAAATTACCTTTATGCAAAATGGGGAAATTCCTGGGAAAACCAGTCATGA